Below is a window of Nocardioides sp. S-1144 DNA.
ATCCGGGCCAGCTCGGCGCCGACGCAGCGGTGCATGCCGTGTCCGAAGGCGAGGTGCCGCGTCGGGGGGCGGTGCGGGTCGAAGGTGTCGGGGTCGGCGCCGGCGACCGCGGGGTCGCGGTTCGCGCCGAGCAGCGAGATGCCGACCGCGTCGCCGGCACTGATCTGCTTCCCGCCGAGCTCGAGGTCGACCTTGGCGAAGCGCAGGAAGGCCAGCTGGACGACGGTGAGGTGGCGCAGCAGCTCCTCGACGATCCGGTCGACGTGCTCGCGGCCGGCGGAGTCGTCGCGCAGCATCGCCATGGCGTCGGGGTTCTCGGCGAGCAGGTAGGCACCGAGCGAGAGCATCGAGGCCGACGTCTCGTAGCCGCCGAGGAAGACGCCGTCGGCGATGCCGCCGAGGGTGAGGTCGTCGAGCTCGTCGCCGTGCTCCTTGAGCAGGCCCCCGATGAGGCCGTCACCGGGCTCGGCGCGCTGGGCGGCGACCGCCTTGATGAGGAAGTCGCGGGTGTGGGCCGCCGCACCGAACGCGCCGACCCCGCCCTGGGACAGGTCGAAGCGGGCGACGCCGAGCTCGAAGAACCGCTCCCGGTCCTCGACCGGGAGGCCGAGCAGCTCGCAGATCACCTGGAAGGGCACCGGGAAGGCGAACTCCTTGACCAGGTCGACGTGCGGGCCGGCCGCCTCCATCGCGTCCAGCCGCTCGTGCACGACGCGCTCGATCTCGGGCTCGAGCCGGGCCAGCCGGCGCATCGTGAACTCCGGGGTCAGGTAGCGGCGCAGCGCGGTGTGCAGCGGCGGGTCGGTCATCCCGAGCCCGCCGATCTGGTCCTCGTCGCTGCGGCCCTCCTGCGACACGAACTGCCCGATGTCGTTGGAGTACGACGTGCCGTCGGCCAGTGCGGCCCGGGCCTCGTCGTAGCCGCTGACCAGCCAGATGTTCTTGCCGAACAGCGTGGCCAGCTTCGTGACCGGCTCGGTGGCGCGGATCGCGGCCATCTCGGGCAGCGGGTCGAGGCCGTCGCGCTTGAGCGGCATCGTCACCGACGACGGCAGGAACCGCATCTTGCGCAGGTCGATCCCGTCGCGCATGGTGCGCTCGAGCAGGAACTTGCCCGCGCGCTGCTTGACCGCCTCGACGAACCTCATGGGTGTATTGGATCAGACGGCGCGCGGTGTAGGCCCCGGGACGTGCCCGGAGGTGACCCTTGCCTCACCCTGACGCACCCCGGCCGGCACCGATCGGCACCTCGTCGACCCGGTCGGCACCCGGTGCGGGTCAGGGGGCGATGTTCTCCGGGACGCTCGCGCCGGCGGTGCGGTTCTCGGCGTCGACCATCCAGGCGAGCTGCTCGATGCGCTCGATGATCGTGTGCAGGAGGTCGGCGGTGGTGGGGTCCTCGGCGTCGACCTCGTCGTGGATCCGGCGCGCGGTCGCGGAGACGCCGTACAGCGCGCCGACGACCAGGTCGACGGTCACGGCGGTGTCGACCTCGCCGGCCGGGAACGCCGGCAGGCTCGACTGGTGGCCGACCGTGGCGGCGCGGGCGTCCGGCGTCACGTAGACGGCGCGCATCCGCTCCGCGACGTCGTCGCCGAACGCGCGGGCGGCGTCGACGATCTCGTCGAGCTGGAGGTGGAGGTCGCGGAAGTTCTTGCCGACGACGTTCCAGTGCGCCTGCTTGCCCTGGAGGTGCAGGTCGGTGATGTCGACGAGGAGCTGCTGCAGGTGGGTGGCGAGCTGGGCGGAGGCCCGGAAGGCGGGGTGGGAGGAGTGCACGGTCTTGTGGCGGTCGGTCATCTGCGTCATGGCTCAGACTCTGCCACGCTTTTTGGAATCATTCCAGGAAAGGAAGGCTTGCCTCAGTGGTGCCGCGGCCCGGGCCGCCGGCCGGGCTACAGCGGCTGCAGCTGGGCGAGCTCGAGCGGGACCGACGAGCGGGCGCCGAGCTCGGGGACCGACGGCCGCGCGCCGTCGCGCACCAGCAGGTCGCCGATGGCCGCGATCATCGCGCCGTTGTCGGTGCACAGGCGCATGGGCGGCACCCGCAGCTCGATGCCGGCCTCCGCGCAGCGCTGCTCGGCGAGCGAGCGGACCCGCGAGTTGGCGGCGACGCCGCCGACGATGACGAGGGTGTCGACGCCCTCCTGGCGGCAGGCGCGGATCGCCTTGGTGACGACGGTGTCGGCCACGCACTCCTGGAACGAGGCCGCGATGTCGGCCACCGAGACGCCCGGGTCGCGCGGCGCCGCGACGTAGCGGGCCACGGCCGACTTGAGGCCGGAGAACGAGAACCCGAGCGCGGGGTCGCGCTGACCCATGAGCGGGCGGGTGAACCGGATCGCGGTCGGGTCGCCGTCGGCGGAGACCCGGTCGATCGACGGGCCGCCCGGGTAGGGCAGGCCGAGCAGCCGCGCGACCTTGTCGAACGCCTCGCCGGCGGCGTCGTCGAGGGTGTCGGACAGGTGCACGATCGGCGTCCGCACCAGGTCGTCGACGGCGAGCAGGCTGGTGTGCCCGCCGCTGACGATGAGCACGATGCTGCGCTCGGGCAGCGGGCCGTGCACGAGGGTGTCGGCGGCGGCGTGCCCGGCGAGGTGGTGGACGCCGTACAGCGGGACGCCGAGGGCCAGCGCGGTCGCCTTCGCCGCCGCCACCCCCACGTGCAGGGCGGTGGCCAGGCCCGGCCCGGCGGTCACCGCGACCGCCCCGACCTGGTGCCACTCGAGGCCGGCGTCCTCCAGCGCGGTGCGCATCGTCGGCACCATCGCCTGGACGTGCGCCCGGGCCGCGATCTCGGGGACGACGCCGCCGAAGAGCACGTGCTCGTCGATGCTCGACGCGAGGGCGTCGCCGAGCAGCACGCCGTCGCGCACGAACCCCACGCCGGTCTCGTCGCACGAGGTCTCGATGCCCATCACGATCGTCACGTCCGTGATTCTCGCAGCCGCCGCACCGGCACCGGGGAATCCCCGGCCCGGGCCCGGCTCACCCGAGCGCCTCGGCGAGCACCTCCAGCACGTGCCGGTAGGGCCGGCCGGTCGCGCGCGACAGGCCGATCTCGCAGGTCCGGTTGCCGCTGACCCAGGCGTCGAACCCGACGCCGTCCGCCTCCAGCGCCGCGACCTCGGCGGCCTCCGGTGCGGTCGCGGCGGCCGTCAGCTCGGGGTGCAGCAGGCCGCGGTCGCCGGCGAAGCCGCAGCAGCCCCACGCGGTCGGGACGACGACGTCGTCGGCCACCGCGGCGGCGATCCGCAGCAGCGCGTCGGTGGAGCCGAGGACGGTGCCGGAGCAGGTGGGGTGGACCGCGACGCGGCCCAGCCGCCGGGACGCCGGCACCGGGGGCAGGTGGGGCAGCACCCGGTCGGCGACGAAGTCGAGGGCGTCGACGACGTCGTGGCCGGCACCGCCCACCAGGATCTGGAGGCCCTCGGTGCACGAGCTCGCCTCGACGACGACCGGCAGGCCCCGGTCGGGCTCCAGCGCGGCGGCCACCCGCTCGCCCATCCGGCGGTGGCCCTCCAGGTGACCCTTGGACTTCCACGGCGTCCCGCAGCACAGGCCGGCCATCGCGCCGGGCCCGGACGGCGTCCGCAACCGGACCCCGGCGCGCTCGCACAGCGCCTGGAACGCCGTCCCCGCGCCGCCGCCGAACATGGTGCCGACGCAGGAGGCGAACCAGACCGCGTCGGCGTCGGGCGCGACGAGGTCGACCCGCCTCGCGCCACCGGGACCCAGGCCCGGGCCGTACTCGGGCAGCGTCTCGTGGTCGACCACCCGCCGGGCGGCCCGGGACGTCGCCGCGGCCGCGGCCGGCGCCCGCGCGGCGAGGGTGAGTCCGGCCGAGGCGGCGCGCGTCGTCGCCGACCAGTGGTCGGCGGCGAAGGCCCAGCCGCGCTGCTCGGCGCGCGAGCCGTCCTCGGCCCGCAGGCGGCGCACGAGCGCGCCGGTGTCGATGAGCACCGGGCACGCGGTGGCGCACATGCCGTCGGCGGCGCAGGTGTCGATGCCGTCGTACTCGTAGTCCTCGCGCAGGCTCGCGACCAGGTCGTGGTCGCCGCGCCGCTGCGCCGCGGCCAGCTCGCGCCGCGCGACGATCCGCTGCCGCGGGGTGAGGGTGATCGAGCGGGACGGGCAGACCGGCTCGCAGAAGCCGCACTCGACGCAGCGGTCCACCTCGGCCTCCACCGGCTCGGCGGTCTTGAGGTCGCGCAGCCAGGCGCCGTCGTCGTCGGTGACCACCGAGCCCGGGTTGAGCAGGCCGCGGGGGTCGAGGAGCCGCTTGACGGCGTGCATCACCGCCGCGAGCTCGGCGCCGTACTGCCGCTCGACGAACGGCGCCATGATCCGGCCGGTGCCGTGCTCGGCCTTGAGGGTGCCGTCGAGGCCGAGCACCAGGTCGACCATGTCGGTGGTGAACGCCTCGTAGCGGGCCATGTCGGCGGCGGAGTCGAAGCGCTCGTTGAGCAGGAAGTGCAGGTTGCCGTCGCGGGCGTGG
It encodes the following:
- a CDS encoding Dps family protein — encoded protein: MTQMTDRHKTVHSSHPAFRASAQLATHLQQLLVDITDLHLQGKQAHWNVVGKNFRDLHLQLDEIVDAARAFGDDVAERMRAVYVTPDARAATVGHQSSLPAFPAGEVDTAVTVDLVVGALYGVSATARRIHDEVDAEDPTTADLLHTIIERIEQLAWMVDAENRTAGASVPENIAP
- a CDS encoding cytochrome P450; protein product: MRFVEAVKQRAGKFLLERTMRDGIDLRKMRFLPSSVTMPLKRDGLDPLPEMAAIRATEPVTKLATLFGKNIWLVSGYDEARAALADGTSYSNDIGQFVSQEGRSDEDQIGGLGMTDPPLHTALRRYLTPEFTMRRLARLEPEIERVVHERLDAMEAAGPHVDLVKEFAFPVPFQVICELLGLPVEDRERFFELGVARFDLSQGGVGAFGAAAHTRDFLIKAVAAQRAEPGDGLIGGLLKEHGDELDDLTLGGIADGVFLGGYETSASMLSLGAYLLAENPDAMAMLRDDSAGREHVDRIVEELLRHLTVVQLAFLRFAKVDLELGGKQISAGDAVGISLLGANRDPAVAGADPDTFDPHRPPTRHLAFGHGMHRCVGAELARMELRIALRALATRFPDLAVTAPRDTLDFRKLSAVYGVEALPVDLHGAGDRVPAGR
- a CDS encoding FAD-binding and (Fe-S)-binding domain-containing protein translates to MSTSAEPSLADRLVAALGDSGCGVSGRPLDLAVRAHDASHYLLHPQAVATPGDAGEVAEVMRACAALGVPLTFRSGGTSLSGQALSDSVLVDVRHAFAGAGAVEVLDGGARVRVQPGVTVRAVNARLAPYRRKIGPDPASEIACTLGGVIANNSSGMQCGTELSSYATVESMVVVLPSGTVVDTAAPDADRALRSAEPDLHEGLLRLRDRVRGDAASVATLRRLFAIKNTMGYGLNAFLDADDPVDVLVKLMVGSEGTLGFVASAVLRTVEVLPHAATGLLVLPDLATASALVPEILATGVATAELLDAASLRVAALDPQRPEAIGRLDAAGVGEHAALLVELQAATTEELASLRADAEGPLAGLPLSVPLELTGDPVERGRLWRTRKGLFSAVAGARPAGTNALLEDVAVPVARLGELSTGLVGLFAAHGYEGSVIFGHARDGNLHFLLNERFDSAADMARYEAFTTDMVDLVLGLDGTLKAEHGTGRIMAPFVERQYGAELAAVMHAVKRLLDPRGLLNPGSVVTDDDGAWLRDLKTAEPVEAEVDRCVECGFCEPVCPSRSITLTPRQRIVARRELAAAQRRGDHDLVASLREDYEYDGIDTCAADGMCATACPVLIDTGALVRRLRAEDGSRAEQRGWAFAADHWSATTRAASAGLTLAARAPAAAAATSRAARRVVDHETLPEYGPGLGPGGARRVDLVAPDADAVWFASCVGTMFGGGAGTAFQALCERAGVRLRTPSGPGAMAGLCCGTPWKSKGHLEGHRRMGERVAAALEPDRGLPVVVEASSCTEGLQILVGGAGHDVVDALDFVADRVLPHLPPVPASRRLGRVAVHPTCSGTVLGSTDALLRIAAAVADDVVVPTAWGCCGFAGDRGLLHPELTAAATAPEAAEVAALEADGVGFDAWVSGNRTCEIGLSRATGRPYRHVLEVLAEALG
- the tsaD gene encoding tRNA (adenosine(37)-N6)-threonylcarbamoyltransferase complex transferase subunit TsaD, encoding MTDVTIVMGIETSCDETGVGFVRDGVLLGDALASSIDEHVLFGGVVPEIAARAHVQAMVPTMRTALEDAGLEWHQVGAVAVTAGPGLATALHVGVAAAKATALALGVPLYGVHHLAGHAAADTLVHGPLPERSIVLIVSGGHTSLLAVDDLVRTPIVHLSDTLDDAAGEAFDKVARLLGLPYPGGPSIDRVSADGDPTAIRFTRPLMGQRDPALGFSFSGLKSAVARYVAAPRDPGVSVADIAASFQECVADTVVTKAIRACRQEGVDTLVIVGGVAANSRVRSLAEQRCAEAGIELRVPPMRLCTDNGAMIAAIGDLLVRDGARPSVPELGARSSVPLELAQLQPL